The following are from one region of the Salicibibacter kimchii genome:
- a CDS encoding YqzM family protein, whose product MSHEFEKDVQSKRNDFLDGAVGFVVSFGFFATVFIVAVVVEFVGRF is encoded by the coding sequence ATGAGTCATGAGTTTGAAAAAGACGTGCAAAGCAAACGCAACGATTTTCTTGATGGTGCGGTCGGCTTTGTCGTTTCATTTGGATTTTTTGCGACTGTTTTTATTGTGGCGGTCGTTGTCGAATTTGTGGGGAGATTTTAA
- a CDS encoding YqeG family HAD IIIA-type phosphatase encodes MLSSMMPDQYAENIYEIDRKALRKKGIKGVITDLDNTLVAWDRTDATPELLEWLDDLHDEGFKITIVSNNKKKRVRTFSEPTGVSFIHSAKKPLKRAFRRATKEMGLKKEEVAVIGDQILTDVLGGNRAGYYTILVVPVSETDGWATKANRKIEQFVMRKMNQTTGGERMK; translated from the coding sequence ATGTTATCTTCGATGATGCCGGATCAATATGCCGAAAACATATATGAAATTGATCGGAAGGCGTTACGCAAAAAGGGGATTAAAGGAGTCATCACCGATCTTGATAATACGCTCGTTGCCTGGGATCGAACCGACGCAACACCTGAGCTGTTGGAGTGGCTCGATGATCTTCATGACGAAGGGTTTAAAATAACCATCGTGTCTAATAATAAAAAGAAGCGAGTGCGAACGTTTTCCGAACCGACGGGAGTTTCTTTTATTCATTCAGCAAAAAAACCATTGAAACGCGCGTTTCGACGGGCAACGAAGGAAATGGGGTTAAAGAAAGAGGAAGTAGCGGTTATTGGCGACCAGATCCTCACCGATGTTCTCGGAGGAAATCGGGCCGGCTATTATACAATCCTCGTTGTCCCTGTTTCGGAAACGGACGGCTGGGCGACTAAAGCGAATCGTAAAATTGAACAATTTGTTATGCGTAAAATGAACCAAACGACAGGAGGTGAACGGATGAAATGA
- a CDS encoding class I SAM-dependent DNA methyltransferase, giving the protein MYGNGSRLYDDLMEDEAPYRQWLAWTSAHLDEMNVPAPMIADVGCGTGTLMSMLLSQGYDVQGIDYSQEMLAVADEKIRAHNNVTPHLRAQHMSYLQLEKQVDAITVFCDALNYLYDEEEVRKAFRAFYEHLTSGGCLLFDVHSLLKIQHHFPDRTYGDADTNVSMILNSFSVDEVPGVVEHELTFFERLPNGDYRRFDELHRQRTFSITDYKQWLQAAGFQHIEVTADFTTQPPQADSERIFFSARKS; this is encoded by the coding sequence ATGTATGGAAACGGATCCCGACTATATGATGATTTAATGGAAGACGAAGCCCCTTATCGTCAATGGCTGGCATGGACAAGCGCTCATTTAGATGAAATGAATGTTCCCGCACCGATGATTGCCGACGTTGGTTGCGGAACGGGAACGTTAATGTCCATGCTCTTGTCTCAAGGGTACGACGTGCAAGGGATCGATTACTCGCAAGAAATGCTCGCGGTTGCAGACGAAAAGATTCGGGCGCACAATAACGTTACCCCGCATTTGCGTGCGCAGCACATGTCTTACTTACAATTAGAGAAACAAGTAGATGCCATCACCGTTTTTTGCGATGCGCTTAATTATCTCTATGATGAAGAAGAGGTCAGAAAAGCCTTTCGAGCGTTTTATGAGCATTTAACCTCCGGCGGCTGTCTGCTTTTTGACGTTCATTCGTTGTTGAAAATCCAACACCATTTCCCCGATCGTACTTATGGAGACGCGGACACGAATGTCTCCATGATTTTGAATAGTTTTTCCGTTGATGAGGTGCCGGGGGTTGTAGAACATGAACTAACCTTTTTTGAACGTTTGCCAAATGGAGATTATCGTCGTTTTGACGAGTTGCACCGTCAACGGACGTTTTCGATTACGGACTATAAGCAGTGGCTTCAAGCCGCCGGTTTTCAACACATTGAGGTCACGGCTGATTTTACAACTCAACCTCCCCAAGCAGATAGTGAACGCATTTTCTTTTCGGCTAGAAAATCTTGA
- a CDS encoding homocysteine synthase, protein MAELWKVETNAIHAGQEIDPATNARAVPIYQTTSYGFDDPDHAANLFSLAEPGNIYSRIMNPTTDVFEKRIAAMEGGVGALATASGSSAIYLAILNICEAGDEIVSASSLYGGTNNLFVHTLPQIGINVHFVDSDDPEAFRAAITEKTKLVFAEVIGNPEGNVLDTKAVADVAHEAQIPLIVDATLTTPILNRPIDHGADVVIHSATKFIGGHGTTMGGVIVDSGNFDWTQGKFPMFTEPDGSYHGVVFSEALGEMAYIMRARVRLMRDIGPTLSPQNAFQLLQGLETLHLRMERHSENAQKVAEYLEGHSRVEWVNYSGLPSHPSHELAKTYLPKGQGAILTFGVKGGMEAGKSFIENVDLHSHVANVGDAKSLVIHPASTTHQQLTEDELQRAGVSRELVRLSVGIEHVDDIIADIEKGLG, encoded by the coding sequence ATGGCTGAGCTATGGAAGGTAGAAACGAACGCAATACACGCGGGGCAAGAGATCGATCCTGCCACGAACGCGCGTGCCGTACCAATTTATCAGACAACCTCGTATGGTTTTGATGATCCGGACCACGCGGCTAATTTATTTTCATTAGCGGAACCGGGAAATATTTATTCACGGATAATGAACCCCACCACGGATGTATTTGAAAAACGAATCGCGGCCATGGAAGGCGGGGTTGGAGCGTTAGCAACCGCGAGTGGGAGTTCCGCGATTTATCTCGCGATTTTAAACATATGTGAGGCAGGCGATGAGATTGTCTCTGCCAGTTCGTTGTACGGCGGCACGAATAATTTATTTGTCCATACATTGCCTCAAATCGGCATCAACGTACATTTTGTGGATTCCGATGATCCGGAGGCGTTTAGAGCTGCCATTACAGAGAAAACGAAGCTGGTGTTTGCCGAGGTTATCGGAAACCCCGAGGGGAACGTGTTAGATACAAAGGCGGTTGCCGATGTGGCCCATGAAGCACAGATCCCTCTGATTGTCGACGCGACGCTCACAACACCGATTCTCAATCGTCCTATAGATCATGGCGCCGATGTTGTGATCCATTCGGCCACTAAATTTATCGGCGGACATGGGACAACCATGGGCGGTGTGATTGTAGACAGCGGCAATTTTGATTGGACGCAAGGCAAATTCCCGATGTTTACGGAACCGGATGGCAGTTATCATGGCGTTGTTTTTTCCGAAGCGCTTGGCGAAATGGCCTACATTATGCGGGCGCGCGTACGTCTGATGCGCGACATTGGCCCAACGCTCTCCCCGCAGAATGCCTTTCAATTGTTGCAAGGACTGGAAACGTTGCACCTGCGAATGGAAAGACATAGCGAGAACGCGCAAAAAGTTGCGGAATACTTAGAAGGCCACTCAAGGGTGGAATGGGTCAATTATTCCGGGTTGCCGTCTCATCCAAGCCACGAATTAGCAAAAACCTATTTGCCGAAAGGGCAAGGAGCCATCTTGACATTTGGAGTCAAAGGAGGAATGGAAGCGGGGAAATCCTTCATTGAAAATGTCGATCTCCACTCTCATGTGGCAAATGTGGGCGATGCCAAATCCCTCGTTATTCATCCAGCCAGCACGACGCATCAACAACTTACAGAGGATGAGTTGCAAAGAGCCGGCGTGTCGCGGGAACTCGTGCGTCTGTCGGTAGGCATTGAACACGTCGATGACATTATTGCAGACATTGAAAAAGGATTGGGTTAG
- the aroE gene encoding shikimate dehydrogenase: protein MTLENYAVIGHPISQSKSPLIHNRHFETVGRKAIYTSYDVLPGHLGAVLEAFQTLGLRGFNVTVPHKVDIIPFLDVVDEEALEIGAVNTVVNREGKWHGYNTDGKGYLNGLKAMTGSCLEQMRVLVIGAGGAARAVTTVLAKHGVKQLAITNRTPARAVDLKANLGRYINIDVLDQSSARRALSSFDLVINTTSLGMNGEDALPMEIENLKTNVYLSDLIYNPLETRWLQIGKSEAKAVQNGLAMFIEQAALAYEIWTEKRADRAFMARMIREEMEQNETDE from the coding sequence TTGACGTTGGAAAACTATGCAGTGATCGGTCACCCGATCAGCCAATCAAAATCTCCGCTTATCCACAATCGCCACTTTGAAACGGTGGGAAGAAAAGCCATTTATACGAGTTATGATGTGCTTCCCGGACACCTTGGCGCTGTACTTGAAGCATTTCAAACATTGGGATTGAGGGGCTTTAACGTCACCGTCCCTCATAAAGTGGATATTATCCCTTTCCTAGACGTCGTGGATGAAGAAGCATTGGAAATCGGCGCGGTCAACACTGTTGTTAACCGCGAGGGCAAATGGCATGGATATAATACAGACGGCAAGGGTTATTTGAACGGACTAAAAGCGATGACCGGCTCTTGCCTTGAGCAAATGCGAGTACTCGTCATAGGGGCGGGAGGCGCCGCGCGGGCCGTCACCACCGTTTTGGCCAAACACGGCGTCAAACAACTGGCCATCACCAATCGCACACCTGCACGCGCTGTCGACTTGAAAGCAAACCTTGGCCGTTATATTAATATAGATGTGCTGGATCAATCGAGCGCGCGACGGGCACTGTCTTCTTTTGACCTCGTTATTAATACGACCTCGCTGGGAATGAACGGAGAAGATGCGCTACCGATGGAAATCGAGAATTTGAAAACGAACGTTTATCTGAGTGACTTGATCTATAATCCTTTGGAAACCCGGTGGCTGCAAATCGGGAAATCTGAGGCGAAAGCCGTTCAAAACGGCCTTGCCATGTTTATTGAGCAAGCAGCGCTTGCCTATGAAATTTGGACCGAAAAGCGTGCGGATCGTGCATTTATGGCTCGCATGATTCGCGAGGAGATGGAACAAAATGAAACTGACGAATAA
- a CDS encoding helix-hairpin-helix domain-containing protein yields MNQRYLLYGGGILVVIITIAGGAWLFSPTTNTDEDELQEDAFLFEEDAEELEKTETEEVEEETMEVFVDVKGEVAHPGIYEMGPKRRVDDAIREAGGTTEKANENGINFAKKLEDEMVVYVPHEDEEDHEGWEESATASGDDEGETVNINAADETTLQQLSGVGPVTAEAIVQYREENGNFQETSDIQNVSGIGEKTYQQLEDHIDVN; encoded by the coding sequence ATGAATCAACGCTATCTTCTTTATGGAGGGGGCATACTGGTTGTTATCATTACGATTGCCGGAGGTGCCTGGTTGTTTTCTCCCACCACCAATACCGACGAAGACGAATTGCAGGAGGACGCATTTTTATTTGAAGAAGATGCTGAGGAATTGGAAAAGACCGAAACGGAAGAGGTAGAAGAAGAGACGATGGAAGTTTTTGTTGACGTCAAAGGGGAGGTTGCCCATCCTGGGATTTATGAGATGGGACCGAAGCGGCGCGTCGATGATGCCATTCGTGAAGCAGGGGGCACAACGGAAAAGGCGAATGAAAATGGCATAAATTTTGCTAAAAAACTGGAAGATGAAATGGTTGTCTATGTTCCGCACGAAGATGAGGAAGACCATGAAGGATGGGAAGAATCAGCAACAGCTTCCGGCGATGACGAGGGAGAAACAGTCAACATTAATGCTGCTGATGAAACAACATTACAGCAACTATCCGGAGTGGGGCCGGTTACGGCGGAAGCCATCGTTCAATATCGAGAAGAAAACGGGAATTTTCAAGAGACGAGTGATATCCAAAACGTGAGCGGCATCGGTGAAAAAACCTATCAACAACTTGAAGATCATATCGATGTGAATTAA
- the yqeK gene encoding bis(5'-nucleosyl)-tetraphosphatase (symmetrical) YqeK, translating into MAHEWFQEKVRQVLPKERYNHTLGVMQTAVALAKRHGVDQEKAELAALLHDYAKPLPKEELVAVLKKHEPAENFSEYGGVLLHAPAGAYMVEEAFGIEDTEIFSAIYWHTTGRPQMSLFEKVIFLADYMEPGRSFPGLEEVRKLAEVDVDEALLVTYTNTIQHLLAGKRMVHPMTVAAYNDAIGEKNKRGV; encoded by the coding sequence ATGGCTCATGAATGGTTTCAAGAAAAAGTCCGGCAGGTGTTGCCGAAAGAAAGATACAACCATACGCTCGGCGTGATGCAGACAGCGGTAGCTTTAGCGAAAAGACATGGAGTTGATCAAGAAAAAGCTGAATTGGCAGCGTTGTTGCATGATTACGCAAAACCTCTGCCGAAAGAAGAACTCGTTGCTGTCTTAAAAAAACATGAACCTGCTGAAAATTTTTCGGAATACGGAGGCGTATTGCTCCACGCGCCCGCGGGAGCATATATGGTGGAAGAAGCGTTCGGGATCGAAGACACGGAAATTTTTTCCGCAATTTATTGGCATACGACGGGCCGCCCGCAAATGAGCCTGTTTGAAAAAGTTATTTTTTTAGCTGATTACATGGAACCGGGCCGGTCTTTTCCGGGTCTTGAGGAAGTGCGAAAGTTGGCAGAAGTGGACGTGGACGAAGCATTGCTTGTCACGTACACCAACACGATCCAACATTTGCTTGCGGGCAAGCGTATGGTACACCCCATGACGGTTGCCGCTTATAACGATGCCATCGGTGAAAAAAATAAGAGAGGTGTTTAG
- the comER gene encoding late competence protein ComER produces the protein MDIGIIGTGNMGTMLAETLVTSRAVPEERLFVTNRNLQKAERIRQAYTSINVTPDVSRLARRCDLIFICVRPPQFPALLQTIQPFLQANDTVVSITSPVTLEQLQSLAPCKTVRAVPSITNRSHTGASLITYGNGWSTIEQEDFESWMGQFSVPQIVSEETIRASSDIVSCGPAFFGFLLEEMTSAAARKTELTEKQAERLAEEMIIGMGTLFSKRLYNLQTLQEKVKVPGGVTGIGLEVLKQTEGVFDELFTATHEKFAEDQRMLKDKFDHLD, from the coding sequence ATGGACATAGGAATTATCGGAACGGGCAATATGGGCACTATGCTCGCGGAAACACTCGTCACTTCTCGAGCCGTTCCTGAAGAACGTCTATTTGTGACCAATCGCAATTTGCAAAAAGCTGAACGTATCCGTCAAGCATATACAAGTATAAACGTTACACCTGATGTTTCCCGTTTGGCTCGGCGATGCGATCTTATTTTTATTTGCGTACGTCCGCCTCAATTTCCTGCCCTTTTACAGACGATTCAACCATTTTTACAAGCGAACGACACCGTCGTCTCAATCACAAGCCCGGTAACCCTCGAACAGTTACAAAGTCTCGCCCCCTGCAAAACAGTGCGCGCGGTTCCGAGCATTACGAACCGAAGTCATACGGGGGCATCGCTTATTACGTACGGAAATGGCTGGTCGACAATAGAACAGGAAGATTTTGAAAGCTGGATGGGCCAATTTAGCGTACCGCAAATTGTATCCGAAGAAACGATCCGCGCCAGTTCCGATATCGTCAGTTGTGGACCTGCATTTTTCGGCTTTTTATTGGAGGAAATGACTTCGGCAGCGGCACGAAAAACGGAGCTGACGGAAAAACAGGCGGAACGCCTGGCAGAAGAAATGATCATCGGGATGGGGACGTTATTTTCAAAGCGATTATACAATTTACAAACGTTGCAGGAAAAAGTAAAAGTGCCCGGAGGAGTGACAGGTATCGGGCTTGAGGTTTTAAAACAAACGGAAGGTGTGTTCGATGAATTATTCACGGCGACACATGAAAAATTTGCGGAAGATCAACGCATGCTGAAAGACAAGTTCGATCATTTGGATTAA
- the yqeH gene encoding ribosome biogenesis GTPase YqeH, with the protein MSESTIICSGCGVPVQTSDPSQMGYAPPAALERDGIVCRRCFRLKHYNEIPDVPLQAEDFRRMVKTIGQTDALLVMLVDLFDVEGSWLLERNALKNNSLLLVGNKRDLLPQSVNERKLKTWLKKDALQRGWTPADVLLMDAFKGEDIKEVAAHMDELRQGKDVYIIGSTNVGKSTFINQIIRRFEGDEEQLITTSTFPGTTLAFIDLPLDDGRKLFDTPGVINPKQMLAGLPQREMASLQPKKEIKPIVHQLQPEQTLFFGGLARMDFVKGEANHFVCYFPPAFKPHRTKLSGADALYEKHAGEDLLSPPDKHSLADIPPLKRQSFHIQQDKSDVVIPGLGWVTVGNAGAYIDVYVPEHVEVIVREAII; encoded by the coding sequence ATGAGCGAAAGCACGATCATTTGCTCCGGTTGTGGTGTCCCGGTCCAAACGTCCGACCCTTCTCAGATGGGGTACGCGCCTCCGGCTGCCCTGGAGCGCGATGGGATTGTTTGCAGGCGATGTTTCCGTTTGAAACATTACAATGAAATACCGGATGTTCCTTTGCAAGCAGAGGATTTTCGCCGGATGGTGAAAACCATCGGTCAAACCGATGCGTTACTTGTAATGCTTGTGGATCTTTTTGATGTTGAAGGAAGCTGGCTGTTGGAGAGAAACGCTTTAAAAAACAATTCGTTGCTGCTCGTTGGCAATAAGCGTGATTTATTGCCGCAGTCGGTAAATGAACGCAAATTGAAAACTTGGCTTAAAAAAGATGCATTGCAAAGAGGTTGGACCCCGGCGGATGTATTATTAATGGACGCTTTCAAAGGGGAGGATATAAAGGAAGTTGCCGCTCACATGGACGAGCTCCGGCAGGGAAAAGACGTTTATATCATTGGAAGTACGAACGTAGGGAAGTCGACGTTTATCAATCAAATCATCAGACGATTTGAAGGAGACGAGGAACAGTTGATTACGACGTCAACGTTTCCGGGTACAACTTTGGCTTTCATCGACCTCCCGTTGGATGATGGGCGCAAACTTTTTGATACCCCCGGTGTCATCAATCCGAAACAGATGCTGGCCGGGCTTCCGCAACGGGAGATGGCATCTTTGCAACCGAAAAAAGAAATCAAACCGATTGTGCATCAACTTCAACCGGAACAAACCCTGTTTTTTGGCGGGCTTGCCCGTATGGACTTTGTAAAGGGAGAGGCTAATCATTTCGTTTGTTACTTCCCGCCAGCTTTTAAACCACATCGCACGAAGTTAAGCGGTGCCGATGCGTTGTATGAAAAACATGCAGGGGAAGACTTGTTATCCCCACCGGATAAACACTCGCTCGCTGACATTCCTCCTCTTAAACGGCAGTCTTTTCACATTCAGCAAGATAAATCAGATGTGGTTATTCCCGGTTTAGGATGGGTGACCGTCGGGAATGCAGGTGCATATATCGACGTTTACGTACCGGAGCATGTTGAAGTCATAGTAAGAGAGGCGATTATTTGA
- the rsfS gene encoding ribosome silencing factor: protein MTDRIMETAVKVADDKRAQNIVALDMRGISILADYFVICHGSSVKQVQAIAGEIKNEAQHADIPVKRMEGYEDGKWVLLDLGGVVLHVFHEDDRQYYNLEKLWGEAPVVSLDHVLS, encoded by the coding sequence ATGACAGATCGAATCATGGAGACAGCGGTAAAGGTGGCAGATGATAAACGTGCCCAAAACATAGTAGCTCTGGATATGCGAGGGATATCCATTCTCGCTGATTATTTTGTAATCTGCCATGGCTCTTCGGTAAAACAAGTGCAGGCGATCGCAGGAGAAATAAAAAACGAAGCCCAACATGCAGATATCCCCGTAAAGCGAATGGAAGGTTATGAGGACGGCAAGTGGGTTCTTCTCGATCTCGGGGGTGTGGTGCTTCATGTGTTCCATGAGGATGACCGCCAGTATTATAACCTCGAGAAATTATGGGGAGAAGCACCTGTCGTTTCCCTTGACCACGTGCTTTCGTAG
- a CDS encoding DNA internalization-related competence protein ComEC/Rec2 — protein sequence MRGNYYLFAAATGFGVAAALSSYRAMMIAGALLVFTYLSIKNRSLLLLFALIFTGAGAAIWAYVVDGQNETVLHEEVDTIDGQIADVPDMDGDRVSFSLQLPDHNERVQVFVRVVDEEALPVFADLSPGHECTILGEIRTPRPARNFNAFDYRSYLYEQRVHWTFHHVQGKDDMTCRDSGDTGITSVKQWRHSGIRFIEDVFPDEIQGLAMALLFGERSYMEADTLEAYQDLGIVHLLAISGLHVGLVSGFLFFLFIRLGISRERACEMLLILLPLYALLAGAAPSVLRAVLMSCCVLLCIRFRVPLHPADGISFAFIGLLLYNPYMLFHVGFQLSFVISFALIASAVIFARAKTRIRQFMLVSFLAQVVSFPLIVYHFHTYSLLSLPLNILFVPVVSVIILPTIWLLFLFSIISPFLSSVWLLLLEKIVNVFHSLFTYLHQHSGLMFVFGQPSGVWVMLMVVFVVIAAILLEKRRKAVVFAIGLLISAAALQYFYADLVPQLRVTFIDVGQGDSILIELPYRQGVYLIDGGGTITFPQEDWQERDQQPDPGRQTVVPYLQSLGINHLDKVIVTHGDYDHYGGLFAVVEEMEVDTVLSPHTDIENSEVERFLMHAREQGAQPTFVHEGMGWSVDAFTFRILHPTPTGGGESDNDQSIVIDAHLYGTRWLFTGDVEEEGEKRLIRDYPELSADILKAGHHGSQTSTTSSFVEHLNPMVAVISAGENNRYNHPHPDVLQTLEKAGVQIFRTDEQGAIRFYYQNRRWHVETMIDE from the coding sequence TTGCGCGGAAATTATTATCTTTTTGCTGCGGCTACAGGGTTCGGTGTCGCCGCTGCCCTTTCTTCATATCGAGCGATGATGATTGCCGGGGCACTGCTCGTGTTCACTTATCTGAGTATAAAAAACAGATCATTGCTTTTGTTGTTCGCTCTCATTTTTACAGGTGCGGGCGCAGCCATTTGGGCGTATGTTGTCGATGGACAAAATGAGACAGTGCTCCATGAGGAAGTCGACACCATCGATGGACAAATCGCTGATGTTCCTGATATGGACGGGGATCGTGTCTCTTTTTCTCTGCAATTGCCGGACCACAATGAACGTGTCCAAGTTTTTGTGCGTGTGGTTGACGAGGAGGCATTGCCCGTATTTGCCGATTTAAGCCCTGGGCATGAATGCACAATTCTTGGTGAGATACGTACGCCGCGACCGGCGAGAAATTTTAACGCCTTTGATTACAGAAGTTATTTATATGAGCAGCGGGTGCATTGGACATTTCATCATGTGCAGGGAAAAGACGACATGACCTGCCGAGATTCAGGGGACACGGGGATAACGAGCGTGAAACAATGGCGGCATTCCGGCATTCGTTTTATTGAAGACGTATTTCCGGACGAAATTCAGGGATTGGCAATGGCGTTGTTGTTCGGAGAGCGTTCCTATATGGAAGCGGATACGCTGGAGGCCTATCAGGACTTGGGAATCGTTCATTTACTCGCTATTTCCGGATTGCATGTAGGGCTGGTGAGCGGTTTTCTCTTCTTTCTTTTCATACGGTTAGGAATCAGCCGTGAGCGAGCCTGTGAAATGTTATTGATTCTCCTGCCGTTGTACGCGTTGTTGGCAGGTGCGGCTCCGTCTGTTTTGCGGGCCGTGCTCATGAGTTGTTGCGTGCTTTTATGCATTCGTTTTCGTGTGCCTCTGCATCCTGCCGACGGCATAAGCTTCGCTTTTATCGGTCTGCTTTTGTACAATCCGTATATGCTTTTTCATGTCGGCTTTCAACTGTCATTCGTCATTTCCTTTGCATTAATCGCTTCGGCTGTCATTTTTGCACGGGCAAAGACGCGCATTCGTCAATTTATGCTCGTTTCCTTTCTCGCACAGGTCGTTTCATTTCCCTTGATTGTCTACCACTTTCATACCTATTCCCTCCTAAGCTTGCCCCTGAATATCTTATTTGTGCCTGTTGTGTCCGTTATCATTTTGCCTACGATTTGGCTACTGTTCCTTTTTTCCATTATTTCCCCTTTTTTATCTTCTGTTTGGCTTTTGCTCTTGGAAAAAATCGTTAATGTCTTCCATTCCCTATTCACTTATCTTCATCAACATTCGGGATTGATGTTTGTCTTTGGACAACCTTCAGGCGTTTGGGTGATGTTGATGGTTGTATTTGTGGTGATCGCGGCGATTTTGTTGGAAAAAAGACGAAAAGCGGTCGTTTTTGCCATCGGACTTTTGATCTCCGCTGCTGCATTGCAATATTTTTATGCTGATTTGGTTCCTCAGCTACGGGTGACATTTATCGACGTTGGTCAAGGGGACAGTATTTTAATCGAGTTGCCTTATCGGCAAGGCGTGTATTTAATCGATGGGGGAGGGACGATTACGTTTCCGCAAGAAGATTGGCAGGAGCGGGATCAACAACCGGACCCGGGCCGGCAAACGGTAGTGCCTTACTTGCAATCGCTTGGCATCAACCATCTAGATAAAGTGATCGTGACGCATGGGGATTATGATCATTACGGCGGGCTTTTTGCTGTCGTTGAAGAGATGGAGGTGGACACGGTTTTGTCTCCGCATACGGATATTGAAAACTCGGAAGTGGAACGTTTCCTCATGCATGCGCGGGAACAGGGGGCTCAGCCGACGTTTGTGCATGAAGGAATGGGATGGTCTGTCGATGCATTTACTTTTCGTATTTTGCACCCGACACCGACAGGGGGCGGAGAATCGGATAATGACCAATCGATCGTCATTGATGCACATCTTTACGGAACACGCTGGCTATTCACCGGTGATGTGGAGGAGGAAGGGGAAAAGCGATTAATCAGGGACTATCCAGAGCTAAGCGCCGACATTTTAAAAGCGGGTCATCACGGCAGCCAAACGTCGACGACGTCTTCATTTGTGGAACATTTGAATCCGATGGTTGCTGTGATTTCGGCGGGGGAAAACAACCGTTACAACCATCCGCATCCAGATGTACTCCAAACCCTTGAAAAAGCAGGCGTGCAAATTTTTCGAACGGATGAACAGGGGGCGATAAGATTTTACTATCAAAACCGCAGATGGCATGTGGAGACGATGATCGATGAGTGA
- a CDS encoding nicotinate-nucleotide adenylyltransferase, with translation MGRKIGILGGTFDPPHLAHLMIAQEAMDACTLNEVWFIPTSIPPHKQNEDMASVNDRVEMTRLAISNRSSFRLCTIELDRKGPSYTLDTINILKRAYANDEFYFIIGSDMAVSLHTWNGIEELKKLVTFIVTTRPDYGVDSPFEEAFIKVHVPEMELSSSDIRERVKNNESIRYLVPEVVRTYVEENRLYGS, from the coding sequence ATGGGGAGAAAAATCGGGATATTGGGAGGGACATTCGATCCGCCGCATTTGGCTCATTTAATGATCGCGCAAGAAGCCATGGACGCGTGTACCTTGAATGAAGTTTGGTTTATACCGACGAGCATTCCGCCGCATAAGCAAAATGAAGATATGGCAAGTGTGAATGACCGGGTGGAGATGACACGGCTCGCGATCAGTAACCGTTCCTCCTTCCGATTGTGTACGATTGAACTGGATCGGAAAGGTCCATCGTATACGTTGGATACGATCAATATTTTGAAACGAGCATACGCCAATGATGAATTTTATTTTATCATCGGCAGTGATATGGCTGTCAGCTTGCATACTTGGAATGGGATTGAGGAGCTAAAAAAACTCGTTACGTTTATCGTGACGACACGTCCGGATTACGGGGTGGACTCCCCGTTCGAAGAAGCATTTATCAAGGTGCATGTCCCTGAAATGGAGCTGTCCTCTTCAGATATTCGAGAACGGGTAAAGAACAACGAAAGCATCCGTTACCTCGTGCCTGAAGTGGTAAGAACGTACGTGGAGGAGAATCGTCTGTATGGCTCATGA
- the yhbY gene encoding ribosome assembly RNA-binding protein YhbY, with translation MKLTNKQQKYLRAEAQALKPIFQVGKNGVNPNLVTQVRDALEARELIKITILQNCPEDKKQVAQKLSERSGSALVQVIGFTVILFKPAKENSNYALPKA, from the coding sequence ATGAAACTGACGAATAAACAACAAAAATATTTGCGTGCAGAAGCACAGGCGCTCAAGCCGATTTTTCAAGTAGGAAAAAACGGTGTGAACCCAAACTTGGTCACGCAAGTCCGCGATGCATTGGAAGCACGCGAGTTGATAAAAATCACGATTTTGCAAAACTGCCCGGAAGATAAAAAACAAGTCGCGCAGAAACTATCGGAACGAAGTGGGTCCGCGCTCGTTCAAGTGATCGGTTTTACGGTCATCTTGTTTAAGCCTGCAAAAGAGAATTCAAATTACGCGTTGCCTAAGGCTTGA